The Arachis hypogaea cultivar Tifrunner chromosome 16, arahy.Tifrunner.gnm2.J5K5, whole genome shotgun sequence genome contains a region encoding:
- the LOC140180144 gene encoding uncharacterized protein, which yields MLEGDAQHWWQGIQCLLQQDEGNILWDVFKEEFYKKYFPRATRKAKEMELMQLKQGSMSVAEYTRKCEDLCHFSKVCQGNLADFEEWKCLKFEGGLREDLLISVVPLEIRKFSELVNKSQLVEDCAKKIVVARMNRPGSSFQNYNRYTAPQGRNFKQGAMPSRRYNQNRNVHARPTGGNGGRTRQDMGKRPQQAQMRPVCRQCGKEHGGRPCQLTGVICFSCGQPGHMVKDCPKKPVQGIDRPRQQGRVFAMTADDAMKSDSLIQGQCYVKSRLLIVLYDSGASHSFISETVAHELGLDFTLLDYNLIVHIILGLDWLSKHHVFLDCFKGIATFPSSEMHTEPVESCTFYLNSLRVISSNSGLEGYVLLSASSETNEQDLEQIRVVKEFPDIFQDDIPEFPPQREIVFSIDLVPRARPISIAPYRMSPLELAELKKQLNELLGKKFIRPSVSP from the exons ATGTTGGAAGGGGATGCTCAGCACTGGTGGCAGGGCATTCAATGTTTACTGCAGCAAGATGAGGGTAATATTTTGTGGGATGTTTTcaaagaagagttctataagaagtactttcctagAGCTACTCGTAaggcaaaggagatggagttgatGCAGTTGAAACAGGGAAGTATGTCCGTTGCTGAGTATACAAGGAAGTGTGAAGATTTATGTCATTTTTCCAAGGTTTGTCAAGGGAATCTAGCAGATTTCGAAGAGTGGAAATGTTTGAAATTTGAAGGGGGACTCCGTGAAGATTTGTTGATCTCAGTGGTTCCATTGGAAATACGGAAATTTTCGGAGTTGGTTAATAAGAGTCAGCTAGTAGAGGACTGTGCTAAGAAGATAGTTGTAGCTCGGATGAATCGCCCAGGATCTTCTTTTCAGAATTATAATCGGTATACAGCTCCTCAGGGAAGGAATTTTAAGCAGGGAGCAATGCCTTCACGAAGGTACAATCAGAATAGAAATGTTCATGCACGTCCTACAGGAGGGAATGGAGGAAGAACGAGACAGGATATGGGTAAGCGACCTCAGCAGGCGCAGATGCGACCAGTATGTAGGCAGTGCGGAAAGGAGCATGGAGGTAGACCTTGTCAGCTTACAGGCGTTATCTGTTTTTCTTGTGGTCAGCCTGGACATATGGTTAAGGACTGTCCGAAGAAGCCAGTACAAGGAATAGATAGGCCGCGACAGCAAGGACGTGTGTTTGCTATGACTGCTGATGACGCAATGAAATCAGACTCCCTAattcaaggtcagtgttatgtcaaatCTCGACTCTTAATTGTACTGTATGACTCTGGTGCATCACATTCATTTATTTCTGAGACTGTTGCGCATGAGTTGGGATTAGATTTCACCTTGTTAGATTATAATCTAATTGTTC ATATTATCTTAGGTCTAGATTGGTTGTCCAagcatcatgttttccttgattgtttTAAAGGAATTGCTACATTTCCATCATCTGAAATGCACACTGAACCAGTTGAGTCTTGTACTTTCTATTTGAATTCCCtaagagttatttctagtaatagtGGGTTAGAGGGTTACGTTCTACTATCGGCTAGCTCAGAAACTAATGAACAAGACTTGGAGCAAATCCGAGTGGTGAAGGAGTTTCCTGATATTTTTCAGGATGAtatacctgagtttccacctcagAGAGAGATAGTGTTTAGTATTGATCTGGTTCCTAGAGCCAGACCAATTTCTATAGCACCGTATCGGATGTCACCATTGGAATTAGCAGAGTTAAAGAAGCAGTTGAATGAATTGCTGGGGAAGAAGTTTATTCGTCCGAGTGTATCACCATGA